A part of Podarcis muralis chromosome 13, rPodMur119.hap1.1, whole genome shotgun sequence genomic DNA contains:
- the LOC144325315 gene encoding vomeronasal type-2 receptor 26-like, producing MKNSVITCDEMSLVGVIIPSTNHSSELPTPPAPDISKALTSSKAALKGRVKEVNDNPQILPNITLGFHIYDSYFNEKLTYHATMLLLSSLERFSPNYVCDIQHNLTVVIGGLDSEISVVVANILDIYKIPQLVYGSNPVMNDKTPGLDFYQMTPQETLQYTGILSLLLHFRWVWIGVVVADTDSGERCVQIIIPLFSQSGVCFAFIERIPMFISLDEIDENLERGGKLHNEIMNSKANIVVFYGESNAMMYLRWFPYLAKQECEISIPRGKVWILTAQMELTSTVYQRNFVTEIIHGTLAFKIHSNDVPGFQSFIESRNPSIPKGDGFIRDFWQQAFGCTLSKTDIGNVDGYICTTEEKLENLPKPFFEMSMTGHSYNIYNAVYAVAHALHAMSSSGVKHIANLDGVRMKLQNQEKWQLHHYLRHVSFNNSAGDKVSFDNNGRSLAGFDVINWVVSSNQSFHRIKIGRMDLQVPPDEAFTINEEAITWHYWFNQAQPLSTCSESCHPGSSKKVKEGKPFCCYNCIPCPEGKISDKEDMNDCIKCTDEKYPSKNQDTCIPKTVTFLSYEEPLGLSLGCIALSFSLITALVLGTFMKHHGTPIVVANNRDLTYTLLVSLLLCFLSALLFIGQPQKLTCLLQQAVFGIIFSVAVSCVLAKTTTVVLAFMATKPGSRMRRWVGKKLATCIVLSFSLIQTGICTVWLVTSPPFQDVDMHSMVDEIVLKCNEGSVTMFYIVLGYMVFLAIASFTVAFFARKLPDSFNEAKFITFSMLVFCSVWLSFVPTYLSTKGKYMVIVEIFSILASCAGLLGCIFSHKCYIIVFKPELNSREQFIRVKHGRI from the exons ATGAAGAACTCTGTTATAACTTGTGATGAAATGAGCCTTGTAGGTGTTATCATTCCCTCCACTAACCATTCATCTGAGTTGCCAACTCCGCCAGCCCCAGATATCAGCAAGGCGTTGACATCTTCAAAGGCTGCTTTAAAGGGTAGGG taAAGGAGGTCAATGACAACCCTCAGATCTTACCCAATATCACCTTGGGCTTCCACATATATGACAGCTATTTTAATGAAAAGTTAACCTACCATGCCACAATGCTACTTTTATCTTCGTTAGAGAGGTTTTCCCCCAACTACGTCTGTGACATCCAGCATAATCTGACAGTGGTCATCGGGGGACTGGATTCTGAAATCTCTGTTGTTGTGGCAAATATTCTGGACATctataagattccacag CTGGTATATGGTTCGAAtccagtgatgaatgataaaacTCCAGGGCTTGATTTTTACCAGATGACCCCTCAGGAAACCCTTCAGTATACAGGGATACTCTCTTTGCTTCTTCATTTTAGATGGGTGTGGATTGGGGTTGTAGTCGCAGATACTGACAGTGGGGAAAGATGTGTGCAAATCATCATTCCACTGTTTTCTCAGAGTGGTGTCTGTTTTGCCTTCATAGAAAGAATCCCCATGTTTATTTCTTTAGATGAAATTGATGAAAACCTGGAAAGAGGAGGTAAATTACATAATGAAATCATGAATAGTAAAGCCAACATAGTGGTTTTTTATGGAGAATCAAATGCCATGATGTAtttgagatggtttccatatctgGCAAAACAAGAATGTGAGATAAGCATACCAAGAGGGAAAGTTTGGATTCTTACAGCCCAGATGGAGCTTACATCAACAGTCTATCAAAGGAATTTTGTTACAGAAATAATCCACGGTACGCTAGCCTTCAAGATTCACTCCAATGATGTACCAGGATTCCAGTCTTTTATTGAGAGCAGAAATCCATCCATCCCTAAAGGAGATGGGTTCATCAGGGACTTCTGGCAGCAGGCCTTTGGTTGCACATTGTCGAAAACGGATATAGGTAACGTGGATGGATACATTTGCACTACAGAAGAGAAGCTAGAGAACCTTCCCAAACCCttctttgaaatgagcatgacggGCCACAGCTAcaacatctacaatgctgtctatgctgtggcccatgctttacatgcaATGTCCTCATCTGGAGTCAAGCACATTGCAAATCTGGATGGAGTGAGAATGAAACTACAGAATCAAGAGAAATGGCAG CTCCATCACTACTTGAGACATGtttcatttaacaacagtgctggggacaAGGTCTCCTTTGATAATAATGGGCGGTCACTAGCTGGATTCGATGTCATCAACTGGGTGGTTTCATCCAACCAATCttttcacagaataaaaattgGGAGGATGGATCTGCAAGTTCCTCCAGATGAAGCATTCACTATCAATGAAGAGGCCATAACATGGCATTACTGGTTTAACCAG GCCCAGCCACTTTCTACATGCAGTGAGAGCTGCCATCCTGGTTCTAGCAAGAAAGTGAAAGAAGGGAAACCATTTTGCTGCTACAattgcatcccatgtccagaagggaaaatATCAGACAAGGAGG ATATGAATGACTGTATTAAATGCACAGATGAGAAGTACCCAAGTAAGAATCAGGATACATGCATTCCCAAGACTGTAAccttcttgtcttatgaagaacctttggggctCAGTTTAGGCTGCattgctctttccttttctttgatcaCAGCTCTGGTGCTGGGGACATTTATGAAGCACCATGGCACTCCCATCGTCGTTGCCAACAACAGGGACCTCACCTACaccctcctcgtctccctcctgctctgcttcctttccgCATTGTTGTTCATTGGCCAGCCTCAGAAGTTGACATGTCTCCTCCAACAAGCtgtttttggcatcatcttctcagtggctgtttcttgtgtattGGCAAAAACCACCACGGTAGTTCTAGCTTTCATGGCAACCAAGCCAGGATCAAGAATgaggaggtgggtggggaaaaaGCTGGCCACCTGCattgttctttccttttcccttattCAAACTGGCATTTGTACTGTGTGGCTGGTGACCTCTCCCCCTTTCCAAGATGTAGACATGCACTCAATGGTTGATGAAATTGTACtgaaatgtaatgaagggtctgtgACCATGTTTTACATTGTCCTGGGCTATATGGTCTTCCTGGCAATTGCCAGCTTCACAGTGGCTTTCTTTGCCAGGAAACTACCTGatagttttaatgaagccaagttcatcactttcagcatgttggtcttctgcagtgtgtgGCTATCCTTTGTGCCAACTTACCTCagcacaaaggggaaatacatggttattgtggagatcttctctatcttagcTTCCTGTGCTggccttctgggctgcatcttttccCACAAATGTTACATTATTGTGTTTAAACCTGAGTTGAACAGCAGGGAACAGTTCATAAGGGTTAAACATGGAAGAATTTAA
- the LOC114583189 gene encoding vomeronasal type-2 receptor 26-like, which translates to MYRQDFLHSEYDSFSGLDAGNDSAQVKEVNDNPQLLPNITLGFHIYDSYFNEKLTYHATMLLLSSLERFSPNYVCDIQHNLTAVIGGLDSEISVLVANILDIYKIPQLVYGSNPVMNDKTPGLDFYQMTPQETLQYTGILSLLLHFRWVWIGVVVADTDNGERCLQIIIPLFSQSGVCFAFIERIPMLISFNEIDENLERGGKLHNEIMNSKANIVVFYGESNAMMYLRWFPYLAKQECETSIVRGKVWILTAQMELTSTVHQRNFVTEIIHGTLAFKIHSNDVPGFQSFIESRNPSIPKGDGFIRDFWQQAFGCTLSKTDVGNVDGYICTREEKLHNLPKPFFEMSMTGHSYNIYNAVYAVAHALHAMSSSGVKHSANLDGARMKLQNQEISQLHHFLRHVSFNNSAGDEISFDNNGQLLAGFDVINWVVSSNQSFHRIKIGKMDAQVPSEEAFTINEEAITWHYWFNQAQPLSTCSESCHPGSSKKVKEGKPFCCYNCIPCPEGKISDNEDMNDCIKCTDEKYPSKNQDTCIPKIVTFLSYEEPLGLSLGCIALSFSLITALVLGTFMKHHGTPIVVANNRDLTYTLLVSLLLCFLSALLFIGQPQKLTCLLQQAVFGIIFSVAVSCVLAKTITVVLAFMATKPGSRMRRWVGKKLATCIVLSFSLIQTGICTVWLVTSPPFQDVDMHSMVEEIVLKCNEGSVTMFYIVLGYMVFLAIASFTVAFFARKLPDSFNEAKFITFSMLVFCSVWLSFVPTYLSTKGKYMVIVEIFSILASCAGLLGCIFSHKCYIIVFKPELNNREQLIRNKH; encoded by the exons ATGTACAGGCAAGATTTCCTTCATTCTGAATATGATAGTTTTAGTGGTCTTGATGCTGGCAATGATTCCGCACAAG taAAGGAGGTCAATGACAACCCTCAGCTCTTACCCAATATCACCTTGGGCTTCCACATATATGACAGCTATTTTAATGAAAAGTTGACCTACCATGCCACAATGCTACTTTTATCTTCATTAGAGAGGTTTTCCCCCAACTACGTCTGTGACATCCAGCATAATCTGACAGCGGTCATCGGGGGACTAGATTCTGAAATCTCTGTTCTTGTGGCAAATATTCTGGATATctataagattccacag CTGGTATATGGTTCGAAtccagtgatgaatgataaaacTCCAGGGCTTGATTTTTACCAGATGACCCCTCAGGAAACCCTTCAGTATACAGGGATACTCTCTTTGCTTCTTCATTTTAGATGGGTGTGGATTGGGGTTGTAGTCGCAGATACTGATAATGGAGAAAGATGTTTGCAAATTATCATTCCACTGTTCTCTCAGAGTGGTGTCTGTTTTGCTTTCATAGAAAGAATCCCCATGTTAATTTCTTTCAATGAAATTGATGAAAACCTGGAAAGAGGAGGTAAATTACATAATGAAATCATGAATAGTAAAGCCAACATAGTGGTTTTTTATGGCGAATCAAATGCCATGATGTAtttgagatggtttccatatctgGCAAAACAAGAATGTGAGACAAGCATAGTAAGAGGGAAAGTTTGGATTCTTACAGCCCAGATGGAACTTACATCAACAGTCCATCAAAGGAATTTTGTTACAGAAATAATCCACGGTACACTAGCCTTCAAGATTCACTCCAATGATGTACCAGGATTCCAGTCTTTTATTGAGAGCAGAAATCCTTCCATCCCTAAAGGAGATGGGTTCATCAGGGACTTCTGGCAGCAGGCCTTTGGTTGCACATTGTCAAAAACGGATGTAGGTAACGTGGATGGATACATTTGCACTAGGGAGGAGAAGCTACATAACCTTCCAAAACCCttctttgaaatgagcatgacggGCCACAGCTAcaacatctacaatgctgtctatgctgtggcccatgctttacatgcaATGTCCTCATCTGGAGTCAAGCACAGTGCAAATCTGGATGGAGCGAGAATGAAACTACAGAATCAAGAGATATCGCAG CTCCATCACTTTTTGAGACATGtttcatttaacaacagtgctggggacgAGATTTCCTTTGATAATAATGGGCAGTTACTAGCTGGATTCGATGTCATCAACTGGGTGGTTTCATCCAACCAATcctttcacagaataaaaattgggaaaatggatgcACAAGTTCCTTCGGAGGAAGCGTTCACCATCAATGAAGAGGCCATAACATGGCATTACTGGTTTAACCAG GCCCAGCCACTTTCTACATGCAGTGAGAGCTGCCATCCTGGTTCTAGCAAGAAAGTGAAAGAAGGGAAACCATTTTGCTGCTACAattgcatcccatgtccagaagggaaaatATCAGACAATGAGG ATATGAATGACTGTATTAAATGCACAGATGAGAAGTACCCAAGTAAGAATCAGGATACATGCATTCCCAAGATTGTAAccttcttgtcttatgaagaacctttggggctCAGTTTAGGCTGCattgctctttccttttctttgatcaCAGCTCTGGTGCTGGGGACATTTATGAAGCACCATGGCACTCCCATCGTCGTTGCCAACAACAGGGACCTCACCTACaccctcctcgtctccctcctgctctgcttcctttccgCATTGTTGTTCATAGGCCAGCCTCAGAAGTTGACATGTCTCCTCCAACAAGCtgtttttggcatcatcttctcagtggctgtttcttgtgtattggcaaaaaccatcacagtAGTTCTAGCTTTCATGGCAACCAAGCCAGGATCAAGAATgaggaggtgggtggggaaaaaGCTGGCCACCTGCattgttctttccttttcccttattCAAACTGGCATTTGTACTGTGTGGCTGGTGACCTCTCCCCCTTTCCAAGATGTAGACATGCACTCAATGGTTGAAGAAATTGTACtgaaatgtaatgaagggtctgtgACCATGTTTTACATTGTCCTGGGCTATATGGTCTTCCTGGCAATTGCCAGCTTCACAGTGGCTTTCTTTGCCAGGAAACTACCTgatagtttcaatgaagccaagttcatcactttcagcatgttggtcttctgcagtgtgtgGCTATCCTTTGTGCCAACTTACCTCagcacaaaggggaaatacatggttattgtggagatcttctctatcttagcTTCCTGTGCTggccttctgggctgcatcttttccCACAAATGTTACATTATTGTGTTTAAACCTGAGTTGAACAACAGGGAACAGCTCATAAGGAATAAACACTGA